A stretch of DNA from candidate division Zixibacteria bacterium HGW-Zixibacteria-1:
ACTCTCGCTATACTGTGACCGTTTCATAGATACCTCCTGGCTCCAATATACCAAAAAGTTCTACTTCTCAACAGTCCACTATAAGGGGAAGCTTACGACTAAGCACATAGAACCCGAAGGTCACAAAGCAGAAATTTCCCAAATTAGAAGGATCATTAGAAAGTAATAGACAATATATTTTTGACCTTCGGGCCGGAACCTTGACAGATTATTTCCCCATGAGAACACATAACTAATTGTGACGTAATGCATTATGGTAGCGGGGGCAGGATTTGAACCTGCGACCTTCGGGTTATGAGCCTAACGGTCAAGACTCTGATGAAAATTGCAACTTATCCACCGCCCTCTCAAGGTGGTCTGGGGCGAGGTGGGCGTAGATCATGGTGGTTTGGATGTCGGAGTGGCCCATGAGCTTCTTTACCGTGGGCAGGTCGACGCCATTCATGACAAGATGGCTGGCAAAGGTGTGGCGTAAGGTATGAAGCTTGGTGAGGCCGTCAATACCGGCTTCTTTGGCGATTTTAATTAGTCTTTCCCGAAGCTTGGTCCTGATTTGACCGCCGGTAGCCTTATCCGGAAAAACAAATCCGCTCCGAATTGTCTTATCATTATCTTTCTTTAGATTCTGCAGAAGTTCAAATAACTGCTGATTGATCGGGATCTCTCTTTCCCCGGTCTTGGGCTGCCAGAATTCCTTGCGGCGGATTTTGATCTTCTTTCGCTTGAAATCAATATCATCCCATTCAAGATTCTCAAGTTCGGCCTTACGCATACCGGTATTCAGGAAAGTGAAATAAATCGGATAAAGATCAGGCGGACAGGCATTGAGAAGCTTCTGGCATTCTTCAATCGACAGGAACTTCAGCGTCTTGGAATCAGTCACTTTGAGCTTCTTGATGCCTTTGGTCGGATTCTCCTTCAGGTAGCCCCATTTGATGGCCAAGTTGAATATGGTCTTGAGAGCGGCAATCTCGAAGTTGATTGTATGAGCCCGGGCACCTTTGCGGGTATATTCTTCAATATCATCATCTGACTCGACCGGGTGGCCATTAGGATTGACCATGGAGTTCTTGCGAAAGACCTTATATTGATCGACAACCTCAGTGGTGATCTCCGACATGAAGGTAATGTCCTGTTTGGTCTTCAGGAACTCTCTAAAATGGTCTATAACGGCTCGGTAGCGATTGGTAGTTGACTCCCGATGATTGGCCCGGGAGTACTCAAGGAATTGCGCCATGAACTTATCGATGGTGATATCATGTTGGGCAAAGCCAAACTCTTCTTTGGCCGCTTTGACCTCGGCGTCATTCAAGGCAAGTTCGGCGATACGCTTGGATGATCCAAGCCTTTTACGGACTCTCCGGCCTTTGACGCGGATGTCTAAATACCAGATTTTGCCTCTTTTGTAGATATTACCCATAATAAAACGGCCTGCAAAGAGTGGTCACAATTTGGTCACACGGACACTCTGATAGCAATATCGGCAATTATAACTGTTTGTCAAGTATAATATTACGGTGAGACTAAAAAATTAAGCGGAGAGGCAGGGATTCGAACCCTGGGAACCCGCAAAGGCTCAACGGTTTTCGAGACCGCCCCGATCGACCACTCTGGCACCTCTCCGTCGCAAAAAAATCTTCTCGTGTCAAAACAGCAGGGGCCTTCATGAAGGGACATCAGGATGTCCCACGGCCCGATAATTTCTTTCGCCCTAATTAATGATTTTCCGGGCAAATGTAAAGCCTATTTTTTGGGCTGATAAAAATGGCCCTCCTGAACGAATTTCTCCTGGGCCTCGATCACTTTTTTCGCGAACCCGTAGCGGGGGCGGATAAACTGGTAGGCAATCATCGAAATAAGAACGAACAGAACCATCGTCTCAAACGTACCGCCCATAAAAAATAATATCAGGCCATAAATGGCGATGGCCGATGTAAACGCATAACAGATAATCGAGGCATTCATGAACCCGCGGACAAGGTCATCTTCGAGCGTCTCTTTGGATACGGCCATCGGCGAGAAGAAGAACTTCTGCCTCAGGATAAAGGCCATGGCGCCCTCTGAAATCGCCACGACGCACAGTGCCCAGAACATGATGTTATAGGTATCGCTGGTCAGCCCGCGGCCCTGCCCCCCATTCTTGTCTATATAGTAGACGATACCGAGAAGTATCGCCGGAACCAGGATATTCATGAACAACCCTATGTAAACAGGTTTGATCAGCAACTTGTTTATGTCGATCTTGCTTTCATCATTCATTCTGCCCCTCCTGGCCGTTTGGGTTTTCCTTGTTCAGGCGGATACGCCGGAAAAATTGCTGCATCAATTCAGCCGTTTCTTTCTGCATCACGCCGGATATTATTTCTATGCGATGGTTCAATCTTTTCTCGGTTGGAATATCGAAGATTGTCCCGCAGGCGCCGAATCTTATGTCCGGTGCCCCAAAGACGATTGTTTTGATTCGCGAAAGAACGGCGGCGCCGGCGCACATGGCACAAGGTTCGATGGTGGAATACAAAATGCATTCATCCAGCCGCCAGTCTCCGACATTTTGGGCCGCCGAGGTGAGAGCGATTATTTCCGCATGGGCGGTGGCATCTTTAAGCGTCTCGGTTTGATTATGCCCGCGCCCGATAATCTGGTTATTTTTGACGACGACTGCTCCCACCGGAACCTCGTCTTCTTCAAAAGCAACCTGAGCTTCGAGGAAAGCTCTTTCCATAAAATAAACGTGGTCGAAGATTGTCATAAATCGAATATTCAATAATAGCTTTCGGATAGCAAGTTCAAATTATTCGTCGAAATGCCGGTTTTTGAGGGAATAATCCAGGTAAAAGCCCTTGTTAGTATTTATTATGTTGTTGTGAATCAATTGTTTATGTTATTTATAGGGATGTCCGAATTCGGGTTGGCCCGGATTTTTGTTTGCTATATTGGCCAAATATAAGTATATTAAAAGATTATCTGTTAATTTGTCACATGAATTGAGGTTATGAGTACAAGAACAAGCAACATTATCCTGTTGGGAATGCTTCTAGGGGCGGTTCTGGGTGCAGTTGGCGGCTACTATTTTGGTGACGTCTTTATCCAAATCAAATTCCTCGGAACACTCTTCCTGAATGCCCTTAAAATGATTGTCGTTCCTCTAATTGTCGCGTCCATGATTGTCGGAGTTACATCGTTGGGCGATATCCGAAAACTGGGACGCACGACCGGCAAGACCTTGATTTATTACCTTGTTACAACCGGCTTCGCGGTTACTATAGGTTTAATTCTGGTAAATATTATTCAGCCGGGTTCCGGAATAAACAGTGTCGGCAGTCAGGTGCCGGAGATGGTTGCACAAAGCAAGGGCGCGACCTTCTCGGATTTTATAATCGGCCTGATTCCGGAAAATCTTATCAGTGCCGCTGCCGGAGGCAGCGTCCTGCCCTTGATTATTTTCTCCCTTGTATTTGGGGGAGTCCTGACATCAATCGGCCCGAAAGGCAAGCCGGTTATTGATTTCTTTGTCGGACTGAATGCAGCCATCATGAAAATCGTGGTGCTGATTATTTATTTCGCACCGATCGGCATTTTGGCCATAATCGGCAGCATCGTTGCCGAAAATCGCGGATATCTTGGTGAAATTGTTTCGGGATTGGGACTGTATTCGCTGACGGTTATTATCGGGCTGCTAATTCACGCCGTGATTGTCCTGCCTTTGATCCTGAAATTCTTCGGCAGAAAAAAGCCACTCCAGTATTTTTTCAATATGGGACAGGCTCTGGCAACCGCCTTTACGACGGCTTCGTCGTCGGCCACCCTGCCTCTTACCATGGAGGGGGTAGAGGAAAAGAACAAGGTCAGCCCGAAAGCGTCAGCCTTTGTCCTTCCTCTCGGCGCCACCATTAATATGGATGGCACCGCGCTATATGAAGCGGTTGCGGCGATTTTTATTGCCCAGGCCATAAATTTTCCGCTTTCGATTGGATCTCAGGTAATTATTTTCCTGACTGCCACCCTGGCATCAATCGGCGCGGCGGCCATTCCGCAGGCCGGACTGGTGACCATGGTGATAGTTTTAACGGCGGTCGGGCTGCCTCTGGAAGGCATCGGATTGATCCTGGCCGTGGATTGGTTCCTTGATCGCTGCCGGACCACCGTCAATGTCTGGGGTGATGCCGTGGGCGCCGCTGTCATCGGCGAGACGGCCGAAATCAAAACATATTTAAGCCCTGCACAGGCGACCAAAACTGGCCCCTCGGCGCCGAAACCGGAAACAAAAGAACGTCCTCGTCCGGTTCGCCAGCCGCGTGATTCGCGCCCCGACAGTCGCAAGGGCCCTGGCAAGACCCAGGATGGCCGTAAGTACGACAAACGACGCGGCAACGGAGACACGCGGTATGACAAGGGTGGTCGGCAGAACCGCCCCGGCCGCAGTGATCGTCCCGGATATCAACCCCGCGAACAATCCAGGGATCAGTCCAAAGCACCTGCTTTTGAGAAAAAGACTCCGGTTGTTATCCCTGACCGGCCCAAAAAGCCGCCGGTGCTTGAGAAAAAGGTCGAAGAAATTCCAAAGGATACAATTGATAAGGAACTGAAAAAAGTCCGTCAGCAGCTGGCTTCGATGAGCGAAGACTCCGCAAATGAAAACGGCGCCAAAGAAAAGAACCATCCGGACAAAACCTCCAATGAGAAATACTTCGATATTGAGTTTTCCAAGATTGATTTCTTTGGCAATCAGGACAATGTCTCGAAAGTAAAGGAAGAGGTTCAGGACAATCTTTTTAATGAAGCTCCGGAGAAACCGGTGAGCAAAATCGAACCGCCGGTATATATGCCGATAGATGATTCATCGGATAAACCGGAATTCGAATCAGAGCCCAAAGATGAAAAACCCCCGGAAAAGGAAAAGCGGCCTCATGTCGAGACACCGGAACCTCCACGGGATGAACCGGTTGAAGAAAAAACCGAAATTCCGGTTAAGACGTCTGCGAATGATAATGATGACGATTCCGACGACGAGGATGACTTCTGGGGCAGGGATAAGAAGAAACGTCCTTCACGATAACAAGTTAGCGCTCCGGACAGGAATTCTATGGCCCCGAAATCGCGAACTTTTCGGGGCCATAATCGTTTAATCATATGAAAAAATATTGATTGTCGAATCGGGTGTAATTATAATATTTTGGAGTGAAGTGAGGATATTGAGTTTATGAACAGCCTGAAGGTTTTCATGCTTTTTCTCTTAATGACCATGCTGTTTATCGGTGTGGGGTTTCTTCTTGGCGGTCGGAATGGAATGATTATTGCCTTCTTTTTTGCAGCGCTAATGAATTTCTTCTCCTACTGGTATTCCGACAAAATCATTCTTAAGATGTACCGTGCCCGTCCGGTTGATGAGGCTACACATAGACGTCTTTACAGAATTGTCAGCAATGCTTCTCAGAAAGCCATGATTCCGATGCCGAAAGTATATATCATCCCGAGCAAGGCGCCCAATGCCTTTGCGACCGGGCGCAATGAGCATCATGCTGCGGTTGCGGCCACCGAAGGTTTGCTGGAGCTTCTCAACGACAGCGAACTGGAAGGTGTCATCGGTCATGAAATGGCGCATATCATCAACAAAGACATGCTGATTCAAACTCTCGCCGCGACCCTGGCCGGCGCGATTGGCGTGCTGGCTTCAATCGCGCGTTTTTCGGCGATATTCGGAGGCGGCTATTCACGCAACGATAATGATCGCGGCGGCGCTCTGGGAATGATTGCGGCCATGATTGTGGCTCCGATTGCCGCCCTGCTGATTCAGATGGCCATTTCGCGCTCACGCGAATATAAGGCGGACGCCGAAGGGGGCAGAATTACCGGGCAATATTTATCGCTGGCCTCGGCGCTCAAAAAATTGCATCAGGCGCCGGTTCGTCTCAACCTGGATCAACGGCCCGCCACGGCCCCGCTTTTTATTGCAAATCCTTTGTCGGGAAAGGGACTGTCATCACTCTTCTCAACCCATCCGCCGGTCGAACAGCGAATTGAACGGCTTCAAAAGCTGGCGATGGGCGGTTAGGCGAAGTGATAGTAAATCCTGATGCATAATGCTTACCTGGAAATCCTGGCCATTCTCATATTAATAGCCATTAACGGCTTCTTCTCCCTTTCCGAATTTGCCATAATCGCCGGCCGCAAGAGCCGTTTGAAAAGATTGGCCAAGGAAGGCAGCAGCGGAGCCAAACGAGCCGTCAGGATACATGCCCACCCGGAATCATTCCTGGCCTCGGTTCAGGTCGGCATCACCTTTGTCGCCACCCTGGCCGGCGTCTTCAGCGGGGCCACCATCGTCAACTACCTGATTCCGCTTGTGGAAAAAATACCGATCGATATTATTTCGCGCTCATCCAGGACAATCTCGCTATTTATCGTTGTTATATTGATTTCCTTTGTGACGGTTGTCCTGGGTGAACTGGTTCCCAAATACCTGGCCATTGCCAGACCGGAGAAAATCGCCGCGAAAGTCTCCGGCCCGATCAGCCTCTTTATAAAAATCGCGTTTCCTGTGGTCAAGGTTCTGACAGCCGCCGCCCAGGCTGTTTTACACCTGCTGGGCCAGAAGAGAACTCCCTCCAGCAGCACCGCTGTCACTGAAGAGGAAATCGATATTCTTATTGATGAAGGAAGACAAAAGGGGGTTTTTGATGCCACCGAGCAGGAGTTGATTCATTCGGTTTTTGATTTTACCGACACTACCGCCCGTCAGGCCATGACACCCCGGACCGATATTATCGGAATCGACATCAACGATGACACCGAAACGATTCTCAAAAAAACGACCGCTCACGGGTTCTCCAGATATCCGGTATATGACGGGACCCTTGATAACATTGTGGGAATTATTTATACCAAAGATATCATCGGGGTTCTCCAGCATTCCAACCTCATAATTATAAATGACATCATCAGAAAAGCCCTTTTTATACCGGATTCGATGAAACTGAATACACTGTTAAAAACTTTTCAGCAAAAGAAGGTGCATGCCGCAATTGTCCTGGATGAATTCGGGGGGACGGCCGGTTTGATAGCTCTAGAGGACCTGCTTGAGGAAATTGTCGGCGAGATTCAGGATGAATTCGATACCGAGCAGCGGGAATTTGTCAAGGAAAACGAGACCCTGGCTTTTGCCGCCGGTTCGCTCCGGATTGATGAACTAAACGATCAGTTTGGGACCAATTTCCCGGAGGATGAGTTTACCACCCTGGCCGGCATGATATTTGAAAAATTGGGCCGCCCGGCCAAAAAGGGAGAAGAAATTCTTTTCGATGATATTCGCTTCAAAGTTCTTGAAGTATCGCACAATCGCCTGAAAAGACTGCGAGTGCAGAAAATATCACCCCCTGATAATTCCAAATCCACCTAAAATTCGGTCAGCAATCGATTCCCCGCCAAATTACCTTGCGAGCCGCCGCGATGCTGGTGGAGTCGGGATATCATCTGGACAGAGTGATTCCGGTTGATATGTTTCCGCACACAATGCATATTGAGGTTGTCGCAGGTTTTTATAAACAGGACTAATGAGTGTACATCGGAGGTATTGTGAAAAAGCATGTTTTCGTTCTGGTTATATT
This window harbors:
- a CDS encoding protease HtpX; protein product: MNSLKVFMLFLLMTMLFIGVGFLLGGRNGMIIAFFFAALMNFFSYWYSDKIILKMYRARPVDEATHRRLYRIVSNASQKAMIPMPKVYIIPSKAPNAFATGRNEHHAAVAATEGLLELLNDSELEGVIGHEMAHIINKDMLIQTLAATLAGAIGVLASIARFSAIFGGGYSRNDNDRGGALGMIAAMIVAPIAALLIQMAISRSREYKADAEGGRITGQYLSLASALKKLHQAPVRLNLDQRPATAPLFIANPLSGKGLSSLFSTHPPVEQRIERLQKLAMGG
- a CDS encoding tRNA-specific adenosine deaminase, which produces MTIFDHVYFMERAFLEAQVAFEEDEVPVGAVVVKNNQIIGRGHNQTETLKDATAHAEIIALTSAAQNVGDWRLDECILYSTIEPCAMCAGAAVLSRIKTIVFGAPDIRFGACGTIFDIPTEKRLNHRIEIISGVMQKETAELMQQFFRRIRLNKENPNGQEGQNE